In the Anoplopoma fimbria isolate UVic2021 breed Golden Eagle Sablefish chromosome 7, Afim_UVic_2022, whole genome shotgun sequence genome, one interval contains:
- the trappc1 gene encoding trafficking protein particle complex subunit 1 → MTVHNLYIFDRNGSCLYYNEWNRKKQAGISKDEEFKLMYGMLFSIRSFVSKMSPLDMKEGFLTFQTSKYRLHYYETPSGLRFVLNTDLSVPNARDTLQSIYSNLYVEYIVKNPVCVLGHSLDSELFSSRLDSFIRGLPFYSPRAA, encoded by the exons atgACTGTCCATAACTTGTACATATTTGACCGTAATGGCAGCTGTCTGTATTATAACGAGTGGAACCGCAAGAAGCAGGCAGGAATCTCCAAAGACGAG GAGTTTAAGCTGATGTATGGGATGCTGTTCTCCATCCGCTCATTCGTCAGTAAGATGTCTCCTCTGGACAT GAAGGAGGGCTTCCTGACCTTTCAGACCAGTAAGTACCGTCTTCACTACTACGAGACTCCCAGTGGACTGAGGTTCGTCCTGAACACGGACCTGTCTGTCCCCAACGCCAGAGACACGCTGCAGAGCATCTACAGCaac CTGTATGTGGAGTACATAGTGAAGAAcccggtgtgtgtgttgggacaCAGTTTGGACAGCGAGTTGTTCAGCAGCCGACTGGACTCGTTCATCAGAGGACTGCCGTTCTACAGTCCCCGGGCCGCCTga